In a single window of the Heliangelus exortis chromosome 1, bHelExo1.hap1, whole genome shotgun sequence genome:
- the TIMM10B gene encoding mitochondrial import inner membrane translocase subunit Tim10 B isoform X1, with the protein MDAGDEHRQQLRNLRDFLLVYNRMTQLCFQHCVCNLNYRLLTGEEEQCLEGCTGKLLRSNHRLMGAYLGMVPTLLQRRRDHPETPPHTQGGPPETPSPTQGVLQPPEPLPGAASAAH; encoded by the exons ATGGATGCGGGGGACGAGCACCGGCAGCAGCTCCGCAAC CTGCGGGATTTCCTCTTGGTTTACAACCGCATgacccagctctgcttccagcacTGCGTCTGCAACCTCAACTACCGCCTGCTCAccggggaggag gagcaGTGTCTGGAGGGCTGCACGGGGAAGCTCCTGCGCTCCAACCACCGCCTGATGGGCGCCTACCTGGGCATGGTGCCCACCCTGCTCCAGCGCCGCCGGGACCACCCAGAgacacccccccacacacaggGGGGGCCCCCAGagacccccagccccacccaGGGGGTCCTGCAGCCCCCGGAGCCCCTGCCTGGCGCTGCTTCAGCCGCTCACTGA
- the TIMM10B gene encoding mitochondrial import inner membrane translocase subunit Tim10 B isoform X3, whose amino-acid sequence MDAGDEHRQQLRNHCVCNLNYRLLTGEEEQCLEGCTGKLLRSNHRLMGAYLGMVPTLLQRRRDHPETPPHTQGGPPETPSPTQGVLQPPEPLPGAASAAH is encoded by the exons ATGGATGCGGGGGACGAGCACCGGCAGCAGCTCCGCAAC cacTGCGTCTGCAACCTCAACTACCGCCTGCTCAccggggaggag gagcaGTGTCTGGAGGGCTGCACGGGGAAGCTCCTGCGCTCCAACCACCGCCTGATGGGCGCCTACCTGGGCATGGTGCCCACCCTGCTCCAGCGCCGCCGGGACCACCCAGAgacacccccccacacacaggGGGGGCCCCCAGagacccccagccccacccaGGGGGTCCTGCAGCCCCCGGAGCCCCTGCCTGGCGCTGCTTCAGCCGCTCACTGA
- the TIMM10B gene encoding mitochondrial import inner membrane translocase subunit Tim10 B isoform X2, producing MDAGDEHRQQLRNLRDFLLVYNRMTQLCFQHCVCNLNYRLLTGEECLEGCTGKLLRSNHRLMGAYLGMVPTLLQRRRDHPETPPHTQGGPPETPSPTQGVLQPPEPLPGAASAAH from the exons ATGGATGCGGGGGACGAGCACCGGCAGCAGCTCCGCAAC CTGCGGGATTTCCTCTTGGTTTACAACCGCATgacccagctctgcttccagcacTGCGTCTGCAACCTCAACTACCGCCTGCTCAccggggaggag TGTCTGGAGGGCTGCACGGGGAAGCTCCTGCGCTCCAACCACCGCCTGATGGGCGCCTACCTGGGCATGGTGCCCACCCTGCTCCAGCGCCGCCGGGACCACCCAGAgacacccccccacacacaggGGGGGCCCCCAGagacccccagccccacccaGGGGGTCCTGCAGCCCCCGGAGCCCCTGCCTGGCGCTGCTTCAGCCGCTCACTGA
- the TIMM10B gene encoding mitochondrial import inner membrane translocase subunit Tim10 B isoform X4 — protein MDAGDEHRQQLRNHCVCNLNYRLLTGEECLEGCTGKLLRSNHRLMGAYLGMVPTLLQRRRDHPETPPHTQGGPPETPSPTQGVLQPPEPLPGAASAAH, from the exons ATGGATGCGGGGGACGAGCACCGGCAGCAGCTCCGCAAC cacTGCGTCTGCAACCTCAACTACCGCCTGCTCAccggggaggag TGTCTGGAGGGCTGCACGGGGAAGCTCCTGCGCTCCAACCACCGCCTGATGGGCGCCTACCTGGGCATGGTGCCCACCCTGCTCCAGCGCCGCCGGGACCACCCAGAgacacccccccacacacaggGGGGGCCCCCAGagacccccagccccacccaGGGGGTCCTGCAGCCCCCGGAGCCCCTGCCTGGCGCTGCTTCAGCCGCTCACTGA
- the RRP8 gene encoding ribosomal RNA-processing protein 8 isoform X1, translating into MNEEATPLHPRGRGIPIHAPAPRALPIQGTAGEGGGVACVRACALANKNADFRPAGRSLAGRGRGFAAPAQSARGLRGGSGSSGGSGARYRYRGMSGPGGPGPGGGKVDINRAGVAELEGALSGIGRRRARGIVRKREELKGFSSLDDLLHVKGITTRILELNSQRITCQRPSSPGDSTALPQVDSQEDVPGTWEPEPPGKGSTGGDSGREAQEPPLSSRLCSHQEEEEEEEEEEDEEEESCCSEEGEDSTNLYLYYSLGERWVEYLQRSQDGGLLRRARAKMKRKSENGLDSRALSPGKKLCKGSEYGRTLGPCTPSPTTTFGDLRNAKAGGPARRRHIPSVLPPPELQDWLRTFQRWSGPEKLLALDELIDRCEPSQIKYMMQVIEPQFQRDFISLLPKELALYVLSFLEPRDLLRAAQTCRYWRVLAEDNLLWREKCREEGIQEPLSLRKRRALSPGFPYSPWKFAFLRQHRIDGNWRSGPLRAPKVLKGHDDHVITCLQFCGNRIVSGSDDNTLKVWSAVTGECVQTLVGHTGGVWSSQMRDSIVISGSTDRTLKVWNADTGECVHTLYGHTSTVRCMHLHGNRVVSGSRDATLRLWDIDSGQCLHVLMGHVAAVRCVQYDGHKVVSGAYDYTVKVWDPESESCTHTLQGHTNRVYSLQFDGTHIVSGSLDTSIRVWDVESGNCLHTLMGHQSLTSGMELRDNILVSGNADSTVKIWDIKTGQCLQTLQGPSKHQSAVTCLQFSSKFVVTSSDDGTVKLWDLKTGEFVRNLVALESGGSGGVVWRIRASNTKLVCAVGSRNGTEETKLLVLDFDVDLK; encoded by the exons ATGAATGAGGAAGCCACGCCCCTTCACCCGAGGGGGCGTGGTATCCCCATTCATGCCCCTGCCCCTCGGGCTTTGCCCATACAGGGCACcgctggggagggagggggcgtGGCCTGCGTCCGCGCGTGCGCATTGGCCAATAAAAACGCTGATTTCCGCCCGGCTGGGCGTAGCTTGGCGGGGAGGGGGCGTGGTTTTGCCGCGCCTGCGCAGTCAGCGCGGGGCCTGCGCGGTggcagcggcagcagcggcggcTCCGGGgcccggtaccggtaccggggGATGTCGGGACCGGGCGGGCCGGGCCCCGGTGGCGGGAAGGTGGATATTAACCGTGCCGGTGTCGCTGAGCTGGAGGGAGCGCTTAGCGGCATCGGACGCCGCCGGGCCCGCGGGATCGTCAGGAAAAGAGAG gagctgaagggTTTCAGCTCTCTGGATGATCTCCTGCACGTCAAGGGCATCACCACCCGCATCCTGGAGCTCAACAGCCAACGCATCACCTGCCAGcgccccagcagccctggggacagcacagctctgccccag GTGGACTCCCAGGAGGATGTCCCGGGCACCTGGGAGCCAGAACCCCCCGGGAAAGGCAGCACTGGGGGGGACAGTGGGCGAGAGGCTCAGGAGCCCCCcctcagctccaggctgtgcagccaccaggaggaggaggaggaagaagaggaagaggaggatgaggaggaggagagctgctgcagcGAGGAGGGGGAGGACAGCACCAATCTCTACCTCTACTACAGCCTGGGGGAGCGCTGGGTCGAGTACCTGCAGCGCAGCCAGGACGGGGGGCTGCTGCGGAGAGCCCGGGCCAAG ATGAAGAGGAAATCAGAGAACGGTCTGGACAGCCGTGCCCTCTCCCCAGGCAAGAAGCTCTGCAAGGGCTCTGAATATGGCAG GACACTGGgtccctgcacccccagccccaccaccaccttTGGGGACTTGCGCAACGCCAAGGCAgggggcccggcccggcgccgCCACATCCCCTCGGTGCTGCCCCCCCCCGAGCTGCAGGACTGGCTCCGTACCTTCCAg CGGTGGAGTGgccctgagaagctgctggCCCTGGACGAGCTGATTGACCGCTGCGAACCCTCCCAGATCAAGTACATGATGCAGGTGATTGAGCCCCAGTTCCAGAGGGACTTCATCTCCctgctgcccaaggag CTGGCCCTCTACGTCCTCTCTTTCCTGGAGCCCCGGGACCTGCTCCGTGCTGCCCAGACCTGTCGGTACTGGAGGGTCCTGGCTGAGGACAACCTGCTCTGGAGGGAGAAGTGCCGGGAGGAAG GGATCCAGGAGCCGCTGTCGCTGCGGAAGCGTCGGGCGCTGAGCCCCGGGTTCCCCTACAGCCCCTGGAAATTCGCCTTCCTCCGGCAGCACCGGATCGACGGGAACTGGCGCAGTGGTCCCCTCCGGGCACCCAag GTGCTGAAGGGACACGATGACCACGTCATCACCTGCCTGCAGTTCTGCGGCAACCGCATCGTCAGCGGCTCTGATGACAACACACTCAAGGTCTGGTCGGCTGTCACTGGGGAG TGTGTGCAGACCCTGGTTGGCCACACCGGGGGGGTTTGGTCCTCCCAGATGAGGGACAGCATCGTCATCAGCGGCTCCACCGACCGCACCCTGAAGGTGTGGAACGCGGACACGGGGGAATGTGTCCACACCCTCTATGGCCACACCTCCACCGTGCGCTGCATGCACCTCCACGGGAACAG gGTGGTCAGTGGCTCCCGGGACGCGACGCTGCGGCTCTGGGACATCGATTCAGGGCAGTGCCTGCACGTGCTGATGGGACACGTGGCCGCCGTGCGCTGCGTGCAGTACGATGGCCACAAAGTGGTCAGTGGGGCCTACGACTACACCGTGAAGGTCTGGGACCCCGAGAGCGAGAGCTGCACCCACACCCTGCAGGGACACACCAACCGTGTCTACTCCCTCCAG TTTGATGGCACACACATTGTCAGCGGGTCCCTGGACACCTCCATCCGCGTCTGGGACGTGGAGAGTGGGAACTGCCTGCACACCCTGATGGGACACCAGTCCCTGACCAGCGGCATGGAGCTGCGGGACAACATCCTCGTCTCGGGAAACGCCGACTCCACCGTCAAAATCTGGGACATCAAAACGGGGCAGTGCCTGCAGACACTGCAGG GCCCCAGCAAACACCAGAGTGCTGTCACCTGCCTGCAGTTCAGCTCCAAGTTCGTGGTCACCAGCTCGGATGATGGAACTGTCAAACTCTGGGACCTCAAAACGGGGGAATTTGTCCGGAACTTGGTGGCCCTGGAGAGCGGGGGCTCGGGGGGGGTGGTCTGGAGGATCAGAGCCTCCAACACCAAACTCGTCTGCGCCGTCGGCAGCCGCAACGGCACCGAGGAGACCAAACTGCTGGTGCTGGACTTTGATGTGGACCTGAAATGA